One Chryseobacterium sp. StRB126 genomic region harbors:
- a CDS encoding RICIN domain-containing protein, translated as MRTNKMWLLLAFLLTILSSCSRIEEKTLQEESERNLRVNANEGASLLALATTPPLHVGGKYLKDPCDNNVVLHGVAITPSPWFNGCQYGANSGYCTWDNYNVQGALNYNKAVINKLSSTADGWYLNYIRLHIDPYWTNDPGPAIPENDISRFNYNRLVTYTDQVIIPLINHARSRGMYVILRPPGVCPSRIAVNDAYHSYLKTVWTFLSQHPGLKNADNVMFELANEPVEIQGTNGTWGTTGNEHFAALKNFFQPLVNIIRNNGANNVCWIPGTGWQSHYQGYVNNQITGGNIGYAVHIYPGYWGGVNNYQAFQNAWNINVKPIADIAPIAITETDWAPQGYGTFGTGTTGTAGGNGFGANLKYIVDQAGNVSCNVLAPDNLLHKGDPNAGTAYNNDWEACAAPTKQWFQQYASSNYPVSNCNTTSSLVNNGVYEIEFQTDSNKVLDLKSGEDANGAVLRPWTRNGATAQRWVAIDAGNGYWRFISKASTTNRCIDLASNSNTLGTSIRLWQSYSNDAQSWQVVAVSNGYYKILSKVDPTRGWDIPNCTMDGNSNLHLWDYYGTSCQLFKFKYIGMN; from the coding sequence ATGAGAACAAACAAAATGTGGCTACTTCTGGCCTTCCTACTAACCATTCTTTCCAGCTGTTCACGGATAGAAGAAAAAACTTTACAAGAAGAATCTGAAAGAAACCTAAGAGTCAATGCCAATGAAGGAGCATCTTTATTGGCATTGGCAACAACACCGCCCCTGCATGTTGGTGGTAAGTACCTCAAAGATCCCTGCGACAATAACGTTGTCTTACATGGTGTTGCCATCACCCCTAGTCCCTGGTTCAATGGCTGTCAATATGGTGCCAATTCCGGCTACTGTACCTGGGATAATTATAATGTACAGGGTGCTCTGAACTATAACAAAGCTGTTATAAACAAGCTCAGCAGCACTGCTGATGGCTGGTATCTCAATTACATTCGTCTTCATATTGATCCATATTGGACTAATGATCCTGGTCCAGCTATTCCCGAAAATGATATCTCAAGATTCAATTATAACCGCTTGGTAACGTATACGGATCAGGTGATCATCCCTCTGATCAACCATGCCCGAAGCCGAGGAATGTATGTCATCCTACGCCCACCGGGTGTATGTCCAAGCCGTATTGCTGTAAACGATGCCTATCATAGTTACCTTAAAACCGTATGGACCTTTTTATCACAACATCCGGGTTTAAAGAATGCTGACAATGTGATGTTTGAATTAGCCAACGAACCTGTTGAGATCCAAGGTACAAACGGTACATGGGGAACAACAGGCAATGAACATTTTGCAGCACTCAAAAATTTCTTTCAGCCACTGGTTAACATCATTCGCAACAACGGGGCTAATAATGTTTGCTGGATTCCGGGTACGGGCTGGCAATCGCATTATCAAGGTTATGTCAATAACCAGATCACAGGAGGTAATATTGGCTACGCTGTTCACATATACCCTGGTTATTGGGGTGGTGTCAACAACTATCAAGCCTTTCAAAATGCATGGAACATCAATGTTAAACCAATTGCAGATATTGCACCGATCGCCATTACCGAGACCGACTGGGCACCACAGGGATACGGTACCTTCGGCACCGGCACCACCGGCACAGCAGGCGGAAACGGCTTTGGCGCCAATTTAAAATATATTGTGGATCAAGCCGGTAATGTAAGCTGCAATGTTCTTGCCCCGGATAATCTCCTCCACAAGGGCGATCCTAATGCAGGAACAGCCTACAACAACGATTGGGAAGCCTGCGCCGCACCAACTAAACAGTGGTTCCAGCAATATGCATCCTCCAATTATCCTGTTTCAAACTGTAACACCACCAGTAGTCTGGTTAATAATGGTGTTTACGAAATTGAATTTCAGACCGATTCTAATAAAGTACTTGATCTGAAATCGGGAGAGGACGCCAATGGCGCAGTATTAAGACCATGGACAAGGAATGGAGCTACGGCACAGCGATGGGTTGCTATTGACGCAGGTAATGGCTACTGGCGTTTTATATCTAAAGCAAGTACAACAAACCGTTGCATTGATTTGGCAAGTAACAGTAATACCCTGGGAACTTCAATCCGGCTTTGGCAAAGCTATAGTAACGATGCACAGAGCTGGCAGGTAGTTGCTGTCTCCAATGGTTATTACAAAATACTATCCAAGGTGGATCCTACACGTGGCTGGGATATTCCTAACTGTACCATGGACGGTAATTCAAATTTACACCTTTGGGATTATTATGGTACCTCCTGTCAGTTGTTCAAGTTCAAATATATCGGGATGAACTAG
- a CDS encoding sodium:solute symporter family transporter: MGKLATIDIIIFLIYFVVVASYGLWIYKKKKSESTGSKDYFLAEGSLTWWAIGASLIASNISAEQFIGMSGEGFFVGIAVAAYEWIAALALIIIAVWFIPIYLKNKIYTMPQFLERRYNKSVSLIMAVFWLFLYVIVNLTSILYLGALAIDTLLGGEHLHGIMIALLLMALLIGLGGMKVIGYTDVIQVAVLIIGGFATVYMALQIVDQRINGAAVGNALAGFNTLINEAPQHFKLILEKPATTTTTLDMPQNLEVQKYVVLPGLAMYFAGQWIVNLNYWGCNQYITQRALGADLKTARTGILFAGFLKLFMPVIVMLPGIAAYVLYSKGHLPGFNGVKDGAYSAILGFLPVGLKGLAIAALTAAIVASLAGKVNSISTIFTLDIYKKYLKADATEIQMVRTGRWVIIIAMMVALAFTWTDVLGIGGEGGFTFIQKYTGFISPGVFAMFLLGMFWKRTTGTAALVGVILGFVLAIFFNSFAVGIFGKETWMYTAFTYEKLENGVVHTITEIPFLINMGWSFFITIIAMILISLAGPKVNPKAFAIDATMFKVDNRTLVLIVMTLLLLTALYVRFW; the protein is encoded by the coding sequence ATGGGAAAATTAGCAACTATTGATATCATCATATTCCTGATCTATTTCGTAGTGGTAGCCTCCTACGGACTATGGATCTATAAAAAGAAAAAATCTGAATCCACAGGAAGTAAGGATTATTTCCTTGCGGAAGGATCTTTGACCTGGTGGGCTATCGGAGCCAGCTTAATTGCTTCCAACATCTCCGCTGAACAGTTCATCGGAATGAGCGGTGAAGGTTTCTTTGTCGGAATTGCCGTTGCCGCCTATGAATGGATTGCTGCTCTTGCGCTGATCATTATTGCAGTCTGGTTTATACCGATCTATCTTAAAAATAAGATTTATACCATGCCCCAGTTTCTGGAGAGAAGGTATAATAAATCTGTTTCACTCATCATGGCAGTATTCTGGCTGTTTCTGTATGTTATCGTGAACCTTACTTCCATTCTTTATCTCGGAGCTCTTGCCATTGATACCTTATTGGGAGGAGAGCACCTTCACGGTATTATGATCGCCCTTTTGCTTATGGCCCTTCTGATTGGACTCGGAGGAATGAAAGTAATCGGGTATACAGACGTTATACAGGTGGCTGTTCTTATTATCGGCGGTTTTGCAACGGTGTATATGGCTTTACAGATTGTGGACCAGAGAATCAACGGAGCGGCTGTAGGGAATGCGCTGGCTGGTTTCAATACCCTGATTAATGAGGCTCCGCAGCATTTTAAACTGATTCTTGAAAAACCAGCGACCACCACTACCACTTTGGATATGCCTCAGAACCTGGAGGTACAGAAATATGTGGTATTGCCAGGTCTTGCTATGTATTTTGCCGGCCAGTGGATTGTTAATCTGAATTATTGGGGATGCAATCAGTATATTACCCAAAGAGCATTGGGAGCAGACCTGAAAACGGCAAGAACCGGAATTCTGTTTGCTGGTTTTCTGAAGCTATTCATGCCTGTGATTGTTATGCTTCCGGGAATTGCAGCGTATGTATTATATTCCAAAGGACACCTTCCGGGATTCAACGGAGTGAAAGATGGAGCGTATTCTGCAATATTGGGATTTTTGCCTGTGGGACTTAAAGGATTGGCCATTGCCGCTTTGACGGCAGCAATTGTAGCTTCACTGGCAGGAAAAGTAAACAGTATCTCAACTATTTTTACACTGGATATCTATAAGAAATATCTTAAAGCAGATGCCACCGAAATTCAGATGGTAAGAACAGGCCGCTGGGTTATTATTATTGCGATGATGGTAGCATTAGCCTTTACCTGGACAGACGTTTTGGGGATTGGTGGAGAAGGAGGTTTTACCTTTATCCAGAAATATACAGGTTTTATCAGTCCGGGAGTATTTGCCATGTTCCTTCTGGGAATGTTCTGGAAAAGAACGACTGGTACAGCTGCTTTGGTAGGAGTGATCTTAGGTTTTGTCCTGGCCATTTTCTTCAACAGTTTTGCTGTGGGTATTTTCGGAAAAGAAACCTGGATGTATACGGCATTCACGTATGAAAAACTGGAGAATGGAGTGGTACATACTATTACCGAGATTCCTTTCCTGATCAATATGGGATGGTCGTTTTTTATCACAATAATTGCCATGATACTCATCAGTCTTGCGGGTCCTAAAGTAAATCCTAAAGCCTTTGCCATTGATGCAACGATGTTTAAAGTGGACAACAGAACACTGGTTTTGATTGTGATGACACTGCTTTTACTGACTGCTTTATATGTAAGGTTTTGGTAA
- a CDS encoding aldose epimerase family protein → MKKTTHNGIFILLFLIIFGCKKENNKQDISGKMENISTSDYGVTPKDDSIKKYTLTNKNGMKVEVINFGGIITSLTVPDKNGKYEDVVLGFTKPEGYFDGNPYYFGALIGRYGNRIANAKFTLEGKTYEIDKNDGPNSLHGGKEGFHTRFWNIEAVKDAKFPTLKLSYTSADGEEGYPGKLTTTVFYTLTDDNALEISYEAETDKPTVVNLTQHSYFNLSGNFTKTITDHEMQINADKFLPVNETLIPTGEQKAVKGTPFDFTVSKPIGKDINADDDQLKKGKGYDHNWILNGKGLRSIAKVYHLETGRLMEVFTDEPGVQFYSGNFLDGKFDTKTGGKNEFRTGFCLETQHFPDSPNQPSFPSTELKAGQKYQSKTIYKFSVKN, encoded by the coding sequence ATGAAAAAAACAACACATAATGGCATTTTTATTTTATTATTTTTAATTATTTTCGGCTGTAAAAAAGAAAATAATAAACAGGATATTTCAGGAAAAATGGAGAACATTTCTACTTCAGACTATGGAGTTACGCCAAAAGACGATTCTATTAAAAAATATACTTTGACCAATAAAAACGGGATGAAAGTTGAGGTCATCAACTTCGGTGGGATTATCACTTCTTTAACCGTACCTGATAAGAATGGGAAATACGAAGATGTAGTGCTTGGCTTTACAAAACCAGAAGGATATTTTGATGGCAACCCTTATTATTTCGGGGCTTTGATCGGAAGATACGGCAACAGGATTGCCAATGCAAAGTTTACACTGGAAGGGAAAACTTACGAAATTGATAAAAATGACGGTCCCAATAGTCTTCACGGAGGAAAAGAAGGATTTCATACCAGATTCTGGAATATTGAGGCCGTAAAAGATGCGAAATTTCCGACATTGAAATTATCTTATACCAGTGCAGATGGTGAAGAAGGATATCCGGGAAAATTAACAACAACCGTTTTCTACACGCTTACAGACGATAATGCTTTGGAAATTTCCTATGAAGCAGAAACCGATAAGCCTACAGTGGTGAATCTTACCCAGCATTCTTATTTTAACCTGTCCGGAAATTTTACTAAAACGATTACCGATCATGAAATGCAGATTAATGCAGATAAGTTTTTACCTGTGAATGAAACTCTGATTCCTACCGGTGAGCAGAAAGCGGTAAAAGGAACTCCCTTTGATTTCACGGTTTCAAAACCCATCGGAAAAGATATCAATGCAGACGATGATCAGCTGAAAAAAGGAAAAGGATATGATCACAACTGGATTCTGAATGGTAAGGGTCTCAGAAGCATAGCCAAAGTCTATCATCTGGAAACAGGAAGACTGATGGAAGTCTTTACAGATGAACCTGGTGTACAGTTTTATTCCGGTAATTTTCTTGACGGAAAGTTTGATACCAAAACAGGAGGTAAAAATGAATTCAGAACAGGATTCTGCCTGGAAACCCAGCATTTCCCGGATTCACCGAACCAGCCTTCTTTCCCTTCCACAGAATTGAAGGCAGGGCAGAAATACCAGTCGAAAACCATCTATAAATTCTCCGTTAAAAACTAA